The following coding sequences are from one Paracoccus alcaliphilus window:
- a CDS encoding NADPH:quinone oxidoreductase family protein yields the protein MTDQTRIAMVAKPGQSPSLTLTSAPVRSGDDVLVRMRAAALNFADLLKAKGQYQEKSPFPFVPGLEGSGEVIEAPATSGLTPGQRVAVLWPGTMAEVISVPPLACIPIPDGMSHEQAAGFQIVYGTSHLALTDRARLQPQEVLAVLGAAGGVGLTAVEIGHAMGARVIGIARGAERLESVRRAGADHVIDSAECPDLKAALRDLGGVDVVYDPVGDAPGEAAFAALRPGGRFLLVGFAGGRPPALPLNHALVKNIAIHGLYWGAYQRLDPDALRSGMGQLFGLFTQGRLNPVAGHTLPLEKLADGYDLLHQRRAVGKIIVTL from the coding sequence ATGACCGACCAGACACGAATCGCCATGGTTGCAAAGCCGGGCCAGAGCCCAAGCCTGACCCTGACCAGCGCCCCCGTCCGATCGGGCGATGATGTGCTGGTGCGCATGCGCGCGGCGGCGCTGAATTTCGCCGATCTGCTGAAGGCCAAAGGACAGTATCAGGAAAAATCGCCCTTTCCCTTCGTTCCCGGACTGGAAGGTTCGGGCGAGGTGATCGAGGCGCCCGCCACCAGCGGCCTGACCCCCGGCCAGCGTGTCGCCGTGCTGTGGCCGGGCACCATGGCCGAGGTGATTTCCGTCCCGCCCCTCGCCTGCATCCCGATCCCCGACGGCATGAGCCACGAGCAGGCGGCGGGTTTCCAGATCGTCTATGGCACCAGCCATCTGGCCCTGACCGACCGCGCCCGGCTGCAACCGCAAGAGGTTCTGGCGGTCCTGGGCGCGGCGGGTGGCGTCGGGCTGACGGCGGTCGAGATCGGCCATGCGATGGGCGCGCGGGTCATCGGCATCGCGCGCGGGGCGGAACGGCTGGAATCCGTGCGCCGGGCGGGCGCGGATCACGTCATCGACAGCGCCGAATGCCCCGATCTCAAGGCCGCTTTGCGCGATCTGGGTGGGGTCGATGTGGTCTATGACCCGGTGGGCGATGCCCCCGGAGAGGCCGCCTTTGCCGCGCTGCGCCCCGGCGGACGGTTCCTTCTGGTGGGCTTCGCCGGCGGGCGCCCGCCGGCGCTGCCGCTCAACCACGCACTGGTCAAGAACATCGCCATCCACGGGCTTTACTGGGGCGCCTATCAGCGGCTGGACCCCGATGCGTTGCGTTCCGGCATGGGACAGCTTTTCGGGCTGTTCACCCAGGGCAGGCTGAACCCGGTGGCGGGCCATACCCTGCCGCTGGAAAAGCTGGCCGATGGCTATGATCTGCTGCATCAGCGCCGCGCGGTGGGCAAGATCATCGTCACATTATAA
- a CDS encoding helix-turn-helix domain-containing protein produces the protein MKHSVDVHVGKRIRHRRWMIGMTQQQLAEKVGIKFQQIQKYETGMNRVSASRLWDIARAVDVPVSFFFEGLHEGSTTEEVEGDILADKEALQLVRAYYAMPVAQRRQIFELARVLSDAA, from the coding sequence ATGAAGCATAGTGTTGATGTTCATGTTGGGAAGCGGATCCGTCACCGTCGGTGGATGATCGGTATGACCCAGCAGCAATTGGCCGAGAAAGTCGGGATCAAATTTCAGCAGATCCAGAAATACGAAACCGGAATGAACCGCGTGTCGGCGTCGCGTCTGTGGGATATTGCCCGCGCCGTTGATGTGCCCGTCAGCTTTTTCTTCGAGGGACTGCATGAAGGCAGCACCACCGAAGAGGTCGAGGGCGATATTCTGGCGGATAAAGAGGCGCTGCAACTGGTGCGGGCATATTACGCCATGCCGGTCGCACAGCGTCGTCAGATCTTTGAACTGGCCCGCGTCCTGTCGGACGCAGCCTGA
- a CDS encoding inositol monophosphatase family protein, whose protein sequence is MQDAAQIIETAHRMADAARSAIMPLFRSDRLNTENKRPADFDPVTEADRAAEQAMRAVLAKLRPDDAILGEEYGAQPGRSGLTWVLDPIDGTRAFLCGAASWGVLIGLSDGEKILYGLIDQPYTGERFEGGLGQARLTGPAGIRDLRARRGVDLSSALLLSTYPEIGTAAETAAFGRVTKQVKMTRYGLDCYAYALLALGQVDLVIEAGLQSYDIAAPIGVIEAAGGIVTDWQGGPAIDGGQVIAAGSRELHAAALALLNG, encoded by the coding sequence ATGCAGGACGCGGCGCAGATCATCGAGACAGCGCATCGGATGGCTGATGCGGCGCGATCTGCGATCATGCCGCTGTTCCGTTCGGACCGGCTGAACACCGAAAACAAGCGCCCGGCGGATTTCGACCCGGTGACCGAGGCCGACCGCGCCGCCGAACAGGCCATGCGCGCGGTTCTGGCCAAGCTGCGCCCCGACGATGCCATTCTGGGCGAGGAATATGGCGCGCAGCCGGGCCGGTCGGGCCTGACATGGGTGCTGGACCCGATCGACGGCACGCGCGCCTTTCTGTGCGGCGCAGCCAGTTGGGGCGTGCTGATCGGGCTGAGCGACGGCGAGAAGATCCTTTATGGTCTGATCGACCAGCCCTATACCGGCGAACGGTTCGAGGGCGGGCTGGGGCAGGCGCGGCTGACAGGCCCGGCCGGCATCCGCGATCTGCGGGCCCGGCGCGGTGTCGATCTGTCCTCGGCGCTGCTGCTGTCCACCTATCCCGAGATCGGCACGGCGGCCGAGACGGCGGCCTTCGGGCGGGTGACAAAACAGGTTAAAATGACGCGCTATGGCCTTGATTGTTATGCCTATGCCTTGCTTGCACTGGGGCAGGTCGATCTGGTGATCGAGGCCGGGTTGCAGTCTTATGACATCGCCGCCCCCATCGGCGTGATCGAGGCCGCGGGCGGGATCGTCACCGACTGGCAGGGCGGTCCGGCCATCGACGGCGGGCAGGTGATCGCGGCGGGCAGTCGGGAACTTCATGCGGCGGCTTTGGCGTTGTTGAACGGCTGA
- the mgtE gene encoding magnesium transporter yields MTEQDGRDATDQAAGTQVDKQPERPPERDEDGFLPRRELLSQIDDAIEAEDGPTLNALLEPMHGADIADIIEKLSPAERRGFLRLYSGEIDGEILSEIDESIREEVLEQLPREVVAEAVREMDSDDVVDLIEDLDQPEREEILSALDDSDRVAVEQALAYPEYSAGRLMQSEVVTAPEHWTVGETIDFLRAEEWLPDQFYHIILVDPRRHPISYVTLGRLLASPRDIPLRDITEDSFRTISAFADEGDVAYAFNQYHLISAPVVDADDRLVGVITMDDAMSVLDEEHEEDFLRMARVSDDSHVSDGPFQTARQRLPWLMINLVTASISALVIAQFEATLASLVILAALMPIVASTGGIAGTQSLAVAVRGLATRELTFSNARRVIWRELFAGLLNGLGLAVILTLAGFFILGSLKIGLVLGMAMIANQIVAAMGGVLVPLGLTRLGLDPALASGTFVTTMTDVMGFFAFLGLASVVLL; encoded by the coding sequence ATGACCGAGCAAGACGGCAGGGATGCCACCGATCAGGCCGCAGGGACGCAGGTGGACAAGCAGCCCGAGCGGCCGCCCGAACGGGACGAGGACGGCTTTCTGCCCCGGCGCGAATTGCTGTCGCAGATCGACGACGCCATCGAGGCCGAGGACGGGCCGACGCTGAACGCCCTGCTGGAGCCGATGCACGGCGCCGACATCGCCGACATCATCGAAAAGCTGAGCCCGGCGGAACGGCGCGGGTTCCTGCGGCTCTATTCCGGCGAGATCGACGGCGAAATCCTGTCCGAGATCGATGAATCGATCCGCGAGGAGGTGCTGGAGCAACTGCCGCGAGAGGTCGTGGCCGAAGCGGTCCGCGAAATGGACAGCGACGACGTCGTTGACCTGATCGAGGATCTGGACCAGCCCGAACGCGAGGAGATCCTGTCCGCGCTGGATGACAGCGACCGGGTGGCGGTGGAACAGGCGCTGGCCTATCCCGAATATTCCGCCGGCCGTCTGATGCAGTCCGAGGTCGTCACCGCTCCCGAACACTGGACCGTGGGCGAAACCATCGACTTTCTGCGGGCCGAGGAATGGCTGCCCGATCAGTTCTATCACATCATTCTGGTCGATCCGCGACGCCATCCGATCAGCTATGTCACGCTTGGGCGGCTGCTGGCCTCGCCGCGCGACATCCCGTTGCGCGACATCACAGAGGACAGTTTCCGCACCATCAGCGCCTTCGCCGATGAAGGCGATGTGGCCTATGCCTTCAACCAGTATCACCTGATCTCGGCGCCGGTGGTCGATGCCGATGACCGGCTGGTCGGCGTGATCACCATGGACGATGCCATGTCGGTGCTGGACGAGGAACATGAAGAGGACTTCCTGCGCATGGCGCGGGTCTCGGATGACAGCCACGTCTCGGACGGGCCGTTCCAGACCGCCCGCCAGCGGCTGCCGTGGCTGATGATCAATCTGGTGACGGCCTCGATTTCGGCGCTGGTGATCGCGCAATTCGAGGCGACGCTGGCCAGTCTGGTGATTCTGGCGGCGCTGATGCCGATTGTCGCCTCGACCGGGGGGATCGCGGGCACGCAGTCGCTGGCGGTCGCCGTGCGTGGTCTGGCGACGCGCGAGCTGACCTTCAGCAATGCCCGCCGCGTGATCTGGAGAGAGCTTTTCGCCGGGCTGCTGAACGGGCTGGGGCTGGCGGTGATCCTGACCCTTGCCGGTTTCTTCATTCTGGGCAGCCTGAAGATCGGGCTGGTGCTGGGCATGGCGATGATCGCCAACCAGATCGTTGCGGCCATGGGCGGGGTTCTGGTGCCGCTGGGGCTGACAAGGCTGGGGCTGGATCCGGCGCTGGCCTCGGGCACCTTCGTCACGACCATGACCGATGTGATGGGCTTTTTCGCCTTTCTGGGGCTGGCCTCGGTGGTGCTGCTGTGA
- a CDS encoding 5-formyltetrahydrofolate cyclo-ligase, which yields MSRAEHKARLREQALAARGQGGDQAALDAHLRAALAPYAGQALAGYWPMRDEADPRPAMSGHDGPIGLPVVTAKAVPLIFRRWLGDALEPGPFGTQHPPASAALVVPQVLIVPLAGFDRDGNRIGYGGGYYDRTLELLRAAGPVAAIGLAFAVQELPAIPAEPFDQPLDMIVTDRETITIAGGPR from the coding sequence GTGAGCCGGGCCGAACACAAGGCGCGACTGCGCGAGCAGGCGTTGGCGGCGCGGGGGCAGGGCGGCGATCAGGCGGCGCTGGATGCGCATCTGCGCGCGGCGCTGGCCCCTTATGCCGGGCAGGCCCTGGCGGGTTACTGGCCGATGCGGGACGAGGCCGACCCCCGGCCTGCGATGAGCGGCCATGACGGCCCCATCGGTCTGCCTGTCGTGACGGCCAAGGCCGTGCCGCTGATCTTTCGCCGCTGGCTGGGCGATGCGCTGGAACCCGGTCCGTTCGGCACGCAGCACCCGCCGGCCAGCGCCGCTCTCGTGGTGCCGCAGGTGCTGATCGTGCCGCTGGCGGGGTTCGACCGCGACGGCAACAGGATCGGCTATGGCGGTGGCTATTACGACCGGACGCTGGAACTGCTGCGCGCCGCAGGGCCGGTTGCGGCCATCGGCCTTGCCTTCGCGGTGCAAGAGCTGCCCGCGATCCCGGCCGAGCCCTTTGACCAGCCGCTGGACATGATCGTGACAGACCGCGAAACCATCACCATCGCGGGGGGGCCGCGCTGA
- a CDS encoding AI-2E family transporter, with protein sequence MSIYPDKDSDPSGNVPPSTQTPAAQAQRSQRYIRPLVTDISAARWLLFGVLAASIYFFHSFLIPILAATIICVATWPLRRRLTVDHGLGKTGSAAVLVVAIICLLIVPLSFAMAYAVAELRGWVFWAIEANNQGAVPPEWMVQMPRVGDWLHEQWLITIGRPGAISDLIHAISGSSIASLYRGVLTAGAMTFHIALNILFTLIALFIFYRDGDKIVAQMDRAGARILPGRWTRLSRVVPATISATVTGMTLIAIGEGVILGTAYWIAGVPSPIVFGVITGFMALIPGGAPLSFTLISAYLIFSGAVFNGIGLFVWGAVELFIVDKTIRPMLVGGPVKLPFLPTFFGLIGGVKTMGIVGLFVGPVLMALLVSIWREWQREISENGTPPPTTVERYPPAGQTFDRK encoded by the coding sequence ATGAGCATTTATCCGGACAAAGACAGCGATCCCTCGGGGAATGTTCCGCCCTCGACGCAGACCCCGGCCGCGCAAGCGCAGCGGAGCCAGCGTTATATCCGGCCGCTGGTGACCGATATCTCGGCGGCCAGATGGTTGCTGTTCGGGGTGCTGGCGGCCTCGATCTATTTTTTCCACAGCTTTCTGATCCCGATTCTGGCCGCGACCATCATCTGCGTCGCGACATGGCCTCTGCGCAGGCGGCTGACCGTGGATCACGGGCTGGGCAAGACCGGTTCGGCGGCGGTTCTGGTCGTGGCCATCATCTGCCTGCTGATCGTGCCGCTGTCCTTCGCCATGGCCTATGCCGTGGCCGAGTTGCGCGGCTGGGTCTTCTGGGCGATAGAGGCCAACAATCAGGGCGCGGTTCCCCCCGAATGGATGGTCCAGATGCCGCGTGTCGGCGACTGGCTGCATGAACAATGGCTGATTACCATTGGCAGGCCCGGCGCGATCAGCGACCTGATCCATGCCATCAGCGGCTCCAGCATCGCGTCGCTTTATCGTGGCGTGCTGACGGCCGGGGCGATGACCTTCCATATCGCGCTGAACATCCTGTTCACGCTGATCGCGCTGTTCATCTTTTACCGCGACGGCGACAAGATCGTGGCGCAGATGGACCGGGCAGGGGCGCGCATCCTGCCGGGCCGCTGGACGCGGCTGTCGCGGGTGGTGCCCGCCACCATCAGCGCCACCGTCACCGGCATGACCCTGATCGCCATCGGCGAGGGGGTGATTCTGGGCACCGCCTATTGGATCGCGGGCGTGCCTTCGCCCATCGTCTTTGGCGTCATCACCGGCTTCATGGCGCTGATTCCGGGGGGCGCGCCGCTGTCCTTCACGCTGATCTCGGCCTATCTGATCTTCAGCGGCGCGGTGTTCAACGGGATCGGGCTGTTCGTCTGGGGCGCGGTCGAGCTGTTCATCGTGGACAAGACCATCCGTCCAATGCTGGTCGGCGGGCCGGTCAAGCTGCCGTTCCTGCCGACATTTTTCGGGCTGATCGGCGGGGTCAAGACGATGGGCATCGTCGGGCTGTTCGTCGGGCCGGTGCTGATGGCGCTGCTGGTCTCGATCTGGCGCGAATGGCAGCGCGAGATCAGCGAGAACGGGACACCGCCGCCGACGACCGTCGAACGCTATCCCCCGGCCGGGCAGACATTCGACAGAAAGTGA
- a CDS encoding PAS-domain containing protein: MDNLVDPNEPVEVQLARLHKISTVLMRRVETQTDRDGAAYSQFERAVVLEDQVRRRTEELEHALRLLNESNARLSAANQEIESARRDLSSAIEAVQEGFALFGVDDVLLLFNGRFCWQMPDVRERLRPGLSFAEYIRIVSRSPMLELPAGMTPETWAAMRMQRHRRDHLIFNLSLSDDRWLQISEHRTANSGTAIVQTDVTELMRAEREQRERLLDNQGRIVRATLDHLAQGVAIFDAQGLLAGWNRRFRILTGLPPQTFALGTRFSRVTEQLQQLFRPADADAEARIAGWLGDRAAQRSLSFELLQRDTGLTLDAFAQRLPDDGFVLSLTDVTAERDALRRLARANEELEARVAARTDELRDALARAERSNASKSRFVAAASHDLLQPLSAARLYLSAADAAGTNTNVQKAGEALNNVERIIEALADISRLETEEELTEPSELALNDILSSLASSFAPGAAAKGLRFRVRPTTAHVVSDGLYLQRILQNLISNAIRYTERGGVLVGARRRDEQIRIEVWDSGPGIREEDRSVIFEEFRRLHRRASASEGMGLGLAIVERACARLGHRLELLSHPGQGSLFRITLPLAQEPAHPLALDSAGGDPRHLPSMAGRGLLVLLVDNDAELRRAMVALLEGWGITVLDAHGPDDAIALIDEMDFVPDAMLIDYQLDDNADGLDLVAMLRRRFGWRPTRIISADRAPGLRERCARMGLHAMPKPLDTEALYHFLSNVCPAGG, translated from the coding sequence ATGGACAACCTCGTCGATCCCAACGAACCCGTCGAGGTCCAGCTTGCCCGGCTGCACAAGATCAGCACCGTGCTGATGCGCCGGGTCGAGACCCAGACCGACCGCGACGGCGCCGCCTATTCGCAATTCGAACGCGCGGTGGTGCTGGAGGACCAGGTCCGCCGCCGGACCGAGGAACTGGAACACGCGCTGCGGCTGCTGAACGAATCGAACGCCCGCCTGTCGGCTGCCAATCAGGAAATCGAATCCGCCCGCCGCGACCTGTCCAGCGCCATCGAGGCGGTGCAGGAAGGTTTCGCGCTGTTCGGGGTCGATGATGTGCTGCTGCTGTTCAACGGGCGGTTCTGCTGGCAGATGCCGGATGTGCGCGAACGGCTGCGCCCCGGACTCAGCTTTGCCGAATATATCCGCATCGTCAGCCGCTCTCCCATGCTGGAACTGCCTGCCGGGATGACGCCCGAGACATGGGCGGCGATGCGGATGCAGCGGCACCGGCGCGACCACCTGATCTTCAACCTGTCGCTGAGCGATGACCGCTGGTTGCAGATTTCCGAACATCGCACGGCCAATTCCGGCACCGCCATCGTGCAGACCGACGTGACCGAACTGATGCGGGCCGAGCGCGAACAGCGCGAACGCCTGCTGGACAATCAGGGCCGGATCGTGCGCGCCACGCTGGACCATCTGGCGCAGGGCGTGGCGATCTTTGACGCGCAGGGGCTGCTGGCGGGCTGGAACCGGCGCTTTCGCATCCTGACCGGCCTGCCGCCGCAGACCTTCGCCCTTGGCACCCGCTTCTCGCGCGTGACCGAGCAGTTGCAACAACTGTTCCGCCCCGCCGATGCCGATGCCGAGGCCCGCATCGCCGGATGGCTGGGTGACCGCGCTGCGCAACGATCGCTGTCGTTCGAGCTGTTGCAGCGCGACACCGGGCTGACGCTGGACGCCTTCGCGCAGCGTCTGCCCGATGACGGCTTCGTTCTGTCGCTGACCGATGTGACCGCCGAACGCGATGCCCTGCGCCGTCTGGCCCGCGCCAATGAGGAACTTGAGGCCCGCGTGGCCGCCCGTACCGATGAATTGCGCGATGCGCTGGCGCGGGCCGAACGTTCGAACGCGTCGAAGTCGCGCTTTGTCGCGGCGGCCAGCCATGATCTGCTGCAACCGTTGTCGGCGGCCCGGCTGTATCTGTCGGCGGCGGATGCGGCGGGCACCAATACCAATGTCCAGAAGGCCGGCGAGGCACTGAACAATGTCGAACGTATCATCGAGGCTCTGGCCGATATCTCTCGGCTGGAAACCGAAGAGGAACTGACCGAACCGTCAGAGCTGGCGCTGAACGACATCCTGTCGTCGCTGGCGTCGTCCTTCGCGCCGGGTGCCGCCGCCAAGGGGCTGCGTTTTCGCGTGCGTCCGACCACGGCGCATGTCGTCAGCGACGGGCTTTACCTGCAACGCATCCTGCAAAACCTGATCTCGAACGCCATCCGCTATACCGAGCGGGGCGGCGTTCTGGTCGGCGCAAGACGGCGCGACGAGCAGATCCGGATCGAGGTCTGGGACAGCGGCCCCGGCATCCGCGAGGAAGACCGCAGCGTCATCTTCGAGGAGTTCCGCCGCCTGCACCGCCGCGCCTCGGCCTCCGAGGGGATGGGGCTGGGACTTGCCATCGTCGAACGCGCCTGCGCCCGGCTGGGCCATCGGCTGGAACTGCTGTCCCATCCCGGCCAGGGCAGCCTGTTCCGCATCACCCTGCCGCTTGCACAGGAACCGGCCCATCCGCTTGCGCTGGACAGCGCCGGGGGCGATCCGCGCCACCTGCCCTCGATGGCGGGGCGGGGTTTGCTGGTGTTGCTGGTCGATAACGATGCCGAATTGCGCCGGGCGATGGTGGCGCTGCTGGAAGGCTGGGGCATCACCGTGCTGGACGCCCACGGCCCCGACGACGCCATCGCCCTGATCGACGAGATGGATTTCGTGCCCGACGCGATGCTGATCGACTATCAGCTGGACGACAATGCCGACGGGCTGGATCTGGTGGCGATGCTGCGCCGGCGCTTTGGCTGGCGTCCGACGCGGATCATCTCGGCCGACCGGGCGCCGGGGTTGCGCGAACGCTGCGCGCGGATGGGGCTGCATGCGATGCCCAAACCGCTGGACACCGAGGCGCTGTATCACTTTCTGTCGAATGTCTGCCCGGCCGGGGGATAG
- a CDS encoding FIST N-terminal domain-containing protein, protein MDGDPRDPGPAGPAPRFLHSADVAASDPGAMAQLAASIGPGMAQVLLFVSPTTDFAAAMAAARRAFGDTPLLGCTTAGEIAGGYVEDRIVATGFPARDFAARTIAIPDLSRLEPTDLIDRMVRARQALAARHPGLTHEFAHLMVDGSQFREDALMNVVGHGLGPVPLFGGTAGDGRRFGQSYVAQGAEVHTDAGFLTFFRTRCPVKVFSFDHLDVGEGRMVVTGADPVRRQVQEINAAPAAIEYARLLGKPPGQLDPFTFAAHPLVVRAGGRYHVRSIQRVENGTDLVFFSAIDEGVVLTLARPRDIARSLADNLAGLAKAGRLDSVLACDCILRRIEAQQKQQVREVSQVLARHNVTGFSTYGEQFGAMHVNLTMTGVAIYAPEDE, encoded by the coding sequence ATGGACGGCGACCCGCGCGACCCCGGCCCGGCTGGACCCGCGCCCCGATTTCTGCACAGCGCCGATGTCGCCGCCAGCGATCCCGGCGCGATGGCGCAGCTTGCCGCCTCGATCGGGCCGGGCATGGCGCAGGTGCTGCTGTTCGTCTCGCCCACCACCGATTTCGCCGCCGCGATGGCGGCCGCAAGGCGGGCCTTTGGCGACACGCCGCTGCTGGGCTGCACCACCGCCGGAGAGATCGCCGGCGGCTATGTCGAGGATCGGATCGTCGCCACCGGTTTTCCTGCCCGCGATTTCGCCGCCCGGACCATCGCCATTCCCGACCTGTCGCGGCTGGAGCCCACGGACCTGATCGACCGCATGGTCCGTGCGCGTCAGGCGCTGGCGGCGCGTCACCCCGGCCTGACCCATGAATTCGCGCATCTGATGGTCGATGGCAGCCAGTTCCGCGAAGATGCGCTGATGAACGTCGTGGGGCACGGGCTGGGTCCGGTGCCGCTGTTCGGCGGGACCGCCGGTGACGGGCGGCGCTTCGGGCAAAGCTATGTCGCGCAGGGGGCCGAGGTCCATACCGACGCGGGGTTCCTGACCTTCTTTCGCACCCGCTGCCCGGTCAAGGTGTTCAGCTTCGATCATCTGGATGTGGGCGAGGGCCGCATGGTGGTGACCGGGGCCGATCCCGTCCGCCGTCAGGTGCAGGAAATCAACGCCGCCCCCGCCGCCATCGAATATGCCCGGCTGCTGGGCAAGCCGCCGGGCCAGCTTGACCCCTTCACCTTCGCCGCCCACCCGCTGGTGGTGCGGGCGGGCGGGCGCTATCACGTGCGCTCGATCCAGCGGGTCGAGAACGGAACCGATCTGGTGTTCTTTTCCGCCATAGACGAGGGCGTGGTACTGACACTGGCCCGGCCGCGCGACATTGCCCGCTCGCTGGCCGACAATCTTGCGGGGCTGGCCAAGGCCGGGCGGCTGGACAGCGTGCTGGCCTGCGATTGCATCCTGCGCCGGATCGAGGCGCAGCAGAAACAGCAGGTGCGCGAGGTGTCGCAGGTGCTGGCGCGCCACAACGTCACCGGCTTTTCGACCTATGGCGAACAGTTCGGCGCCATGCATGTCAACCTGACCATGACCGGCGTGGCGATCTATGCCCCCGAGGACGAATGA
- a CDS encoding LuxR C-terminal-related transcriptional regulator — MTPDTTPQRRIASVLIVEDHPLFCDALSITLQIVGGITSVRTTSSIGECLSRLAEGPQPDAVLLDLNLPDADGLDGMLKVRKAAPDAALLIVSSLTNPGIVSAALEFGASGYVPKHSQRQVFQDALERIARGEVYLPEGFVLNEPASTRQLAPTRERLESLTPQQARILTLVSEGKLNKQIAYELSIAESTVKAHVTVIMRKLGVQTRTQAVLAAQAAKFDSLATR, encoded by the coding sequence ATGACCCCGGACACCACGCCGCAACGCCGCATCGCCTCGGTCCTGATCGTCGAGGATCACCCGCTGTTCTGCGACGCGCTGTCGATCACCTTGCAGATCGTCGGCGGCATCACCAGCGTGCGCACCACCAGTTCCATCGGCGAATGTCTGTCCCGGCTGGCCGAAGGGCCGCAGCCCGATGCGGTGCTGCTGGACCTGAACCTGCCCGATGCCGACGGGCTGGACGGGATGCTGAAGGTGCGCAAGGCCGCGCCGGATGCCGCGCTGCTGATCGTCTCGTCGCTGACCAATCCCGGCATTGTCAGCGCGGCGCTGGAATTCGGCGCCTCGGGCTATGTGCCCAAGCACAGCCAGCGGCAGGTGTTTCAGGACGCGCTGGAACGGATCGCGCGGGGCGAGGTCTATCTGCCCGAGGGCTTCGTGCTGAATGAACCCGCCAGCACGCGGCAACTGGCGCCCACGCGGGAACGGCTGGAAAGCCTGACCCCGCAGCAGGCGCGGATCCTGACGCTGGTGTCGGAAGGCAAACTGAACAAGCAGATCGCCTATGAACTGTCCATCGCCGAATCGACGGTCAAGGCGCATGTCACCGTCATCATGCGCAAGCTGGGCGTGCAGACCCGGACGCAGGCGGTGCTGGCGGCGCAGGCGGCAAAGTTTGACAGCCTCGCGACCCGGTGA
- a CDS encoding rhodanese-like domain-containing protein, giving the protein MTEFRLISRAALVALMPLAGLAEPVAGSLFDQVSGLRIAAYRAPLPDTVPGGRVVGADQVAALARGGALLIDTLPAPGHRIRDDGGWIIPERHDTLPGAYWLPEIGRGDIDLEIRDYLAGALAGCDTAQPMVVFCRSDCWMSWNAVQQIAALGFTDLAWYPGGIEDWADHGRATEPARPLPMGASLCG; this is encoded by the coding sequence ATGACGGAATTTCGCCTCATATCGCGGGCCGCGCTTGTCGCGCTGATGCCTTTGGCCGGACTGGCCGAACCCGTGGCCGGGTCGCTGTTCGATCAGGTCAGCGGGCTGCGCATCGCGGCCTATCGCGCGCCGCTGCCCGACACGGTGCCCGGTGGCCGGGTCGTCGGTGCCGATCAGGTCGCGGCTTTGGCCAGGGGCGGCGCGCTGCTGATCGACACCCTGCCCGCACCGGGCCACCGGATCCGCGATGACGGCGGCTGGATCATACCGGAACGCCACGACACCCTGCCCGGCGCGTATTGGCTGCCCGAGATCGGGCGCGGCGATATCGACCTTGAAATCCGCGACTATCTGGCCGGGGCGCTGGCGGGCTGCGATACTGCGCAGCCGATGGTCGTCTTCTGCCGCAGCGATTGCTGGATGAGCTGGAACGCCGTCCAGCAGATCGCCGCGCTGGGGTTCACCGATCTGGCCTGGTATCCGGGCGGGATCGAGGACTGGGCCGATCATGGCCGCGCGACCGAACCGGCCCGCCCCCTGCCGATGGGGGCCAGCCTGTGCGGATAA
- the pedF gene encoding cytochrome c-550 PedF has protein sequence MLRKTTIIAGFAVVLGGAAALGHGDTAPQSVNTAGLPDLPEEMAGENPWREADPDLLFKAIEVGAKGYNSNCARCHGLEAISGGLAPDLRYLEANDFGDEWYLDRVLHGYEQNGAVKMPPFEGILTQEAVWAIRTYIETRPDEVEMADQKAALTDLRDKLDAVKDDPTAAAALAADLEAAGQGFEALSGAPRAVTPFDLAAWQLSTEPPHIKAALETLTAAVRN, from the coding sequence ATGCTGCGCAAGACGACGATCATCGCCGGATTTGCCGTGGTGCTGGGGGGCGCTGCCGCCCTTGGCCATGGCGATACCGCGCCCCAGTCGGTCAATACCGCCGGGCTGCCCGATCTGCCCGAGGAAATGGCCGGTGAAAACCCGTGGCGCGAGGCCGATCCCGATCTGCTGTTCAAGGCGATCGAGGTCGGCGCCAAGGGCTATAACAGCAACTGCGCGCGCTGCCACGGGCTCGAGGCGATCTCGGGCGGGCTGGCGCCGGATCTGCGTTACCTCGAAGCCAATGATTTCGGCGACGAATGGTATCTGGACCGGGTCCTGCATGGCTATGAACAGAACGGCGCCGTCAAGATGCCGCCCTTCGAGGGGATTTTGACGCAAGAGGCCGTCTGGGCGATCCGCACCTATATCGAGACCCGCCCCGATGAGGTCGAGATGGCCGATCAGAAGGCCGCCCTGACCGATCTGCGCGACAAGCTGGACGCGGTGAAGGACGATCCCACCGCCGCCGCCGCCCTGGCGGCCGATCTGGAAGCGGCCGGGCAGGGGTTCGAGGCCCTGTCGGGCGCGCCGCGCGCCGTGACCCCCTTCGATCTGGCCGCATGGCAGTTGTCCACCGAGCCGCCGCATATCAAGGCGGCGCTTGAAACCCTGACCGCCGCCGTGCGGAACTGA